Genomic window (Ancylothrix sp. D3o):
TTAACCCTATAACTTTTTCCGGTTCCAGGGCTTCCGAAAAGAATCTTTTGAATGGGTCTATTGGACATAAGGTTTAATCGTTTTTTGGGAAATCGATAAGGTGATCGATAAGTGAGCAAGTTAAGAAAGTTATTTGTCTGTAAGCCTGAATAAATTTGAATTTCTTCAGAATTATTGACAAGAGTGAGCCTTGTCAATGGGTGTCATTCTAAATTGGGGTTATTCTCTAATGCTCACTACTGCCATCTTACAAGTTAAATTTAGCACATCCACATCATACAATAATATAGTGAGTTGGCAAATGCTGAGAGTAGGTTGTTTAGGTACACCGATAAAAGCCACTCGCCTCAAGCCGCAATAATCAACGAGCCAACACTCAAGAATCCCTAGAAGGGCGTATTATTCCACTTTTAGTATTAATTGAAAGTACAATCTTAACTCGTCAACCCCCGTCTTTTGAGTTCTGCAACCAGCAATGGATGTGCCTCTAAATTCGGCAGGACTTACGCAAATTATGACAATCAGCACTACTTGTACGCGCAATCGCGCTGGTTTCCCCTGAGCCTGCCGAAGGGTGGTTGTCCCTATATTGGTCGTCTCTGCGTAAGTCCTGCAATTAAAAATCAAATTTTATCTAAAAAAAAAGCCCGCACCGGCGGGCCTTATATTTGTAGCCCTATATTTCAAGGAGCTACAAACGGCGATTAAATTAATAACCGCGAGTATTGGGTTTGTGAACGATAAAGCTCAAAACTTGGCACTGCTTCACGTTGTCAAAAGCAACAACGCGGATATAGCAGTTGGGGTATTCACTGCGGCACTGTTGAACTTCGTTCAAAACTTCGTTGGTGCTGCGGGCGCTAAACAAAGGCAACTTCCACATTGTCCAGTAGTAAACAGTCGGTTCAGAATTTTCGTTGAACTCAACGGCGGGGAAATAGCCATTATCCAAAACATACTGGATTTGTTTGGCAATTTGAGCATCAGTAAGCGGGGGCAAATAGGAAAGAGTTTCGTAACGGCGCTCTTTGGGTAGGGTCTTCATGTCTTCCTCAGTGTCTTGCAGAACTATCGACGATTTTGGTAATTGCTAATGCTTAATTAGCCCCTAAGTGGATAAATTATCCAAATTAGGTTGACTTGCTTCCTGTTCGGGGTGTGATGCCGTCTCAGGTAAATTTAACTGCGTCATGCGTTCCAGATGATGCCGGCGGTGCTGCATATTTCCTTCCTGAATGCCGGTGCGAACCATCTCCGGTAAGGAGTCCATCACTTCCTGTGCGAGATGTTCTCTCACAGTCAATAAGCGAATTGCCAAATCTGGCTTTTCCTGAAATAACTCTTTCAAGTAGGCTTCACCATCTTGAATTTTGGCTTGCGAGGAAAACCTTTGCAGCCAATAAGCCAAGGGAGGATTCGTTTCATCAAGTTGAGCTAATACAGTCCGCATCGCTTGATAAGTCAGGTAACTCATCAGCACCTTAGCGCTATCTTTGGCGATTTGTTTTATATCCATATTGGTTGTGATTTTTGATATTGCGGTTATGTTCTTTTACCAAAATGTTATGCAAGCGACAGCCGAAACGCCTCTTGCTTTAGGTACAACAACTTAGCCGCTTTCCCTTGGCTAAACAGCATTGGGAATTACTTTTTTACTACAACCTGTAGGATTTCGCCAAAGACTGGCCTCTGGAAGAGTCATTAGTCTTTTGTCCCATGACTCTTGACTAATGACCCATGACTAATGAGCAGTCATCAGACGGTATCCATTGCCTCGAATTCAAACTTGATTTCTTTCCAGAGTTCGCAAGCTGCGGCCAATTCAGGAGACCACTTGCAAGCTTCGCGGATAACGTCGTTGCCTTCACGGGCCAAGTTGCGGCCTTCGTTACGAGCTTGGATACAAGCTTCCAAAGCAACGCGGTTTGCAGTTGCACCAGGAGCATTACCCCAGGGGTGGCCCAAGGTACCGCCACCGAATTGCAGCACGGAGTCATCACCGAAGATTTCCACCAATGCCGGCATATGCCAAACGTGGATACCACCGGAAGCAACGGCCATAACACCAGGCATAGAAGCCCAGTCTTGGGTGAAGTAGATACCGCGAGACTTGTCTTGTTCGACATAGTTTTCACGGAGCAAGTCTACGAAGCCCATAGTAATGCCGCGTTCGCCTTCGAGTTTACCCACAACGGTACCGGTGTGGATGTGGTCGCCACCAGACATCCGCAGGGTTTTGGCTAATACGCGGAAGTGGATACCGTGATTTTTCTGACGGTCGATCACGGCGTGCATAGCGCGGTGGATGTGGAGCAACACACCGTTATCGCGGCACCAGCGAGACAAGGTTGTGTTGGCGGTGAAACCGGCAGTCAGGTAGTCGTGCATGATGATCGGCATTTCGAGTTCTTTGGCGAACTCGGCGCGTTTCATCATTTCTTCGCAGGTAGGAGCGGTTACGTTGAGGTAGTGACCTTTGATTTCGCCGGTTTCAGCTTGAGATTTCTTGATCGCATCTGCTACGAACAAGAAACGGTCGCGCCAGCGTTGGAAAGGCTGAGAGTTAATGTTTTCGTCGTCTTTGGTGAAGTCCAAACCACCGCGCAAGCATTCATACACAGCGCGTCCATAGTTTTTAGCAGACAAACCGAGTTTCGGTTTGATGGTGCAACCCAGCAAGGGACGACCGTATTTGTTTAATTTATCGCGTTCTACTTGGATACCATGCGGCGGGCCTTGGAATGTTTTCAGGTAAGCAACGGGAATCCGTAAATCTTCCAACCGGAGGGCGCGCAGGGCTTTGAAACCGAATACGTTACCTACGATGGAGGTTAACATATTGGTAACGGAGCCTTCTTCAAACAGATCCAAAGGATAGGCGATGTAGCAAATATACTGGTTATCTTCGTTGGGGACGGGTTCGATGTCGTAGCAACGACCTTTGTATCGATCCAAGTCGGTCAGCAAGTCTGTCCACACGGTTGTCCAGGTGCCGGTGGAAGATTCAGCGGCCACAGCAGCGCCGGCTTCTTCGGGGGGAACTCCAGGCTGAGGGGTGACGCGGAAAGCTGCCAGAATATCAGTATCTTTGGGTGTGTAATCTGGTGTGTAATATGTCAGTCGGTAGTCTTTTACACCGGCTTTGTAGCCAGTTTTTGTCTGCGTCTGCGTTGAAGCGTAAGTCATAACCCCTTCCTAAATCGTCGATTCAGCAGCTTGTTTTGGTCAAGCTCATTACACTATATCAGGGATCAAATAAGTTATTCTTCAAATCTTTTTCATCGGGTGATAATTTTTGTTTATCTTTTTTGCGAATTCTTAAGATTTTGTTACTACCTAAAAACTTGAGCATAAATACTCTTGTCATGGTTAAGAGTGGTGTGCGTTTA
Coding sequences:
- a CDS encoding ribulose bisphosphate carboxylase small subunit; this encodes MKTLPKERRYETLSYLPPLTDAQIAKQIQYVLDNGYFPAVEFNENSEPTVYYWTMWKLPLFSARSTNEVLNEVQQCRSEYPNCYIRVVAFDNVKQCQVLSFIVHKPNTRGY
- a CDS encoding chaperonin family protein RbcX is translated as MDIKQIAKDSAKVLMSYLTYQAMRTVLAQLDETNPPLAYWLQRFSSQAKIQDGEAYLKELFQEKPDLAIRLLTVREHLAQEVMDSLPEMVRTGIQEGNMQHRRHHLERMTQLNLPETASHPEQEASQPNLDNLST
- a CDS encoding form I ribulose bisphosphate carboxylase large subunit, with amino-acid sequence MTYASTQTQTKTGYKAGVKDYRLTYYTPDYTPKDTDILAAFRVTPQPGVPPEEAGAAVAAESSTGTWTTVWTDLLTDLDRYKGRCYDIEPVPNEDNQYICYIAYPLDLFEEGSVTNMLTSIVGNVFGFKALRALRLEDLRIPVAYLKTFQGPPHGIQVERDKLNKYGRPLLGCTIKPKLGLSAKNYGRAVYECLRGGLDFTKDDENINSQPFQRWRDRFLFVADAIKKSQAETGEIKGHYLNVTAPTCEEMMKRAEFAKELEMPIIMHDYLTAGFTANTTLSRWCRDNGVLLHIHRAMHAVIDRQKNHGIHFRVLAKTLRMSGGDHIHTGTVVGKLEGERGITMGFVDLLRENYVEQDKSRGIYFTQDWASMPGVMAVASGGIHVWHMPALVEIFGDDSVLQFGGGTLGHPWGNAPGATANRVALEACIQARNEGRNLAREGNDVIREACKWSPELAAACELWKEIKFEFEAMDTV